From Zalophus californianus isolate mZalCal1 chromosome 16, mZalCal1.pri.v2, whole genome shotgun sequence, one genomic window encodes:
- the EVI2B gene encoding protein EVI2B translates to MDPKYFILILFCGHISDIFSSETEAITTEKQPQPTLFRSSRPYNSANSQNTTENPISQPTQFNHVSPAKPIPTAKVAARQTTPAAYASSEKPAAHTSAGQPLTYNVTRQRIPMANTSSQQTAVPTFTSVGQLPPSTHTSTKQLPPFVSTSTQQPSSVHTSSRKPISPTVHNPSIRPTPSVKSSPRITPGFILEMTSSKNISHETNSNLAAILIGIILTSLLVSIIIIVLWKCLRKPVLNDQNWAGRSPFADGETPDIYMDNIRENEVPTKRTSIVSLMPWKPNKSTLLPDDLEIKLFESNEHTEDSNNPKTEKIKDQANGTSEESPGGSTIGTAISSSDDADLLPPPPPLLDLEEQESNQCDKPTVTILSPLPNDSTNLPPSLDCLSQVCEDHNSEFEQRFPPPPDLLNLPLPPGDFMKNQADSNNEIQCQEFSIPPNSDQDHSEYLPPPPEELL, encoded by the coding sequence ATGGATCCCAaatatttcatcttaattttgttttgtgggCACATCAGTGATATATTTTCCTCAGAGACAGAAGCAATTacaacagagaagcaaccacagCCTACTTTATTTAGATCATCAAGGCCATATAACTCAGCTAATTCTCAAAACACAACAGAGAACCCTATCAGTCAACCAACACAATTCAACCATGTTTCCCCTGCAAAACCAATACCAACTGCCAAAGTTGCTGCTAGACAAACAACACCAGCTGCCTATGCTTCTTCTGAAAAACCAGCAGCACACACTTCTGCTGGGCAACCACTTACCTATAACGTCACCAGACAACGAATACCAATGGCCAACACCTCCTCCCAACAAACAGCAGTACCCACGTTTACTTCTGTTGGACAACTGCCACCATCTACCCATACTTCTACCAAACAACTGCCACCATTTGTCTCTACTTCCACTCAACAACCATCATCTGTCCATACCTCTTCTAGAAAACCAATATCACCAACTGTTCATAATCCATCTATACGACCAACACCAAGTGTCAAAAGTTCACCTAGGATTACTCCAGGATTCATCCTAGAAATGACCAGTAGCAAAAATATCTCACATGAAACCAATTCTAATTTAGCTGCCATATTAATTGGCATAATTCTGACTTCTTTGTTGGTATCTATAATCATAATTGTACTATGGAAATGCTTGAGAAAACCAGTTTTAAATGATCAGAATTGGGCAGGCAGGTCTCCATTTGCTGATGGTGAAACCCCCGACATATATATGGATAACATTAGAGAAAATGAAGTACCCACAAAACGGACATCAATTGTTTCACTTATGCCCTGGAAACCAAACAAAAGCACACTCTTACCAGATGATTTGGAAATTAAGTTATTTGAATCAAATGAACACACTGAAGATTCCAACAACCCCAAAACAGAGAAGATAAAAGATCAAGCAAATGGTACATCAGAGGAGAGTCCTGGTGGATCAACGATTGGCACTGCAATTTCTTCTTCAGATGATGCCGATCTGCTTCCACCACCTCCCCCACTTCTTGATTTAGAAGAACAGGAAAGTAACCAATGTGACAAACCCACAGTGACAATTCTATCTCCTCTTCCAAATGATTCCACCAATCTCCCGCCATCTCTGGACTGTCTCAGTCAAGTCTGTGAAGATCACAATTCTGAGTTCGAACAAAGATTTCCACCTCCACCTGACTTACTTAACTTGCCCCTGCCACCAGGAGACTTCATGAAAAACCAGGCAGATTCCAACAATGAGATCCAGTGTCAGGAGTTCTCTATTCCTCCTAATTCGGATCAAGATCACAGTGAATACTTGCCGCCCCCACCTGAAGAactgttataa
- the EVI2A gene encoding protein EVI2A, with the protein MDMEHTGLYLHLALLTTTVFSWSPGINANYTHLWANSTTVWDPDIQNKPGRNQNENINTNPTTSTVDKRGNSINRTEIATSSQVTSLTPISELELYIPSVVRNSSPTVQSTENTTKGHREIFKKEVCEENNNKMAMLICFVIIAVLFLICTLLFLSTVVLANKVSSLRRSKQVGKRQPRSNGDFLASSGLWPAESDTWKRAQQLTGPNLMMQSTGTLIATRERKDEGGTEKLTN; encoded by the coding sequence ATGGACATGGAGCACACAGGACTTTACCTGCATCTTGCCCTTCTGACGACAACAGTTTTTTCTTGGTCTCCTGGAATAAACGCAAACTATACCCATCTGTGGGCTAACAGTACTACTGTCTGGGATCCAGATATTCAAAATAAGCCAGgcagaaaccaaaatgaaaacattaacacAAACCCTACAACTTCTACAGTAGATAAAAGAGGTAACTCTATAAACAGGACTGAAATAGCAACATCATCTCAGGTCACATCTCTAACTCCTATATCGGAACTGGAGCTTTATATACCTTCTGTCGTCAGGAACAGTTCTCCAACAGTACAGAGCACAGAAAACACAACCAAAGGTCACCgtgaaattttcaaaaaagagGTCTGtgaggaaaacaacaacaaaatggctATGCTAATTTGCTTCGTTATAATTGCAGTGCTTTTTCTTATCTGTACCCTTCTATTTCTATCAACTGTAGTTCTGGCAAACAAAGTCTCATCTCTCAGACGATCAAAACAAGTAGGCAAGCGTCAGCCTAGAAGCAATGGTGATTTTCTGGCAAGCAGTGGTCTCTGGCCTGCTGAATCAGACACTTGGAAAAGAGCACAACAGCTCACAGGGCCCAACCTAATGATGCAATCTACTGGAACACTCATAGctacaagggaaagaaaagatgaaggagGAACTGAAAAACTCACTAACTAA